A region from the Pseudonocardia petroleophila genome encodes:
- a CDS encoding helix-turn-helix domain-containing protein: MIWAHPAPGLRRWVGAYTGYRVDAGPPGVHQGVPSAHLTFILCLDGEVEILANADPARPPGSFDALVAGLHDGPARIASGAAQTGLQLRLTWRGTRALFGVPAGELAGDTVDLAALLGRRTGSLLERLADAGTWAERFTHLDRALGELADADAAAGVRPEVGHAWDRLQETGGTLRIADLAREVGWSRRHLADQLRRETGLAPKAAARVIRFERAGDRLRFTRDPLATVAADCGYVDQAHLSRDFRDLAGQTATSWLGERPIPPRRPGDGGPRSGA, encoded by the coding sequence GTGATCTGGGCGCACCCCGCTCCGGGGCTGCGGCGCTGGGTCGGTGCGTACACCGGCTACCGCGTCGACGCCGGCCCGCCCGGCGTGCACCAGGGCGTGCCCTCGGCGCACCTGACGTTCATCCTCTGCCTCGACGGCGAGGTCGAGATCCTCGCCAACGCCGATCCCGCCCGGCCGCCCGGGTCGTTCGACGCGCTGGTCGCGGGGCTGCACGACGGCCCGGCGCGGATCGCCTCCGGCGCGGCCCAGACCGGCCTGCAGCTGCGGCTGACCTGGCGCGGCACGCGCGCCCTGTTCGGGGTGCCGGCCGGGGAGCTGGCCGGCGACACCGTCGACCTCGCCGCCCTGCTCGGCCGCCGCACGGGCTCGCTGCTGGAGCGCCTGGCCGACGCCGGCACGTGGGCGGAGCGGTTCACCCACCTCGACCGCGCGCTGGGTGAGCTCGCCGACGCCGACGCCGCCGCCGGGGTGCGCCCCGAGGTCGGCCACGCCTGGGACCGCCTGCAGGAGACCGGCGGCACCCTGCGGATCGCCGACCTGGCCCGCGAGGTCGGCTGGAGCCGCCGCCACCTCGCCGACCAGCTGCGCCGCGAGACCGGCCTGGCGCCGAAGGCCGCCGCGCGGGTCATCCGGTTCGAGCGGGCGGGCGACCGGCTGCGCTTCACCCGTGACCCGCTGGCGACGGTGGCCGCCGACTGCGGCTACGTCGACCAGGCGCACCTGTCCCGCGACTTCCGCGACCTCGCCGGGCAGACCGCGACGTCGTGGCTCGGGGAACGTCCGATTCCTCCACGACGTCCCGGCGACGGTGGGCCACGATCGGGGGCATGA
- a CDS encoding amino-acid N-acetyltransferase — MTAVHVRRARTSDVGTIKDLVDEYAGRVLLAKEIVTLYESVPEFLVAEVDGQVVGCGALHVLWEDLGEIRTVAVHPRVLGRGVGHALVRALIEGARELGLQRLFVLTFEKQFFSRHGFAEIDGTPVEPDVFAAMLRSYDAGVAEFLDLAHVKPNTLGNVRMLLRL; from the coding sequence ATGACGGCCGTTCACGTGAGGCGGGCGCGCACGTCCGACGTCGGCACGATCAAGGACCTGGTCGACGAGTACGCGGGCCGCGTGCTGCTCGCGAAGGAGATCGTCACCCTCTACGAGTCGGTGCCGGAGTTCCTCGTCGCCGAGGTCGACGGCCAGGTCGTCGGCTGCGGCGCGCTGCACGTGCTGTGGGAGGACCTCGGCGAGATCCGCACGGTGGCGGTGCACCCGCGGGTGCTGGGCCGCGGCGTCGGGCACGCGCTGGTGCGGGCCCTGATCGAGGGCGCGCGCGAGCTGGGGCTGCAGCGGCTGTTCGTGCTGACCTTCGAGAAGCAGTTCTTCTCCCGGCACGGGTTCGCCGAGATCGACGGCACGCCGGTGGAGCCCGACGTGTTCGCCGCGATGCTGCGCTCCTACGACGCCGGCGTCGCCGAGTTCCTCGATCTCGCGCACGTCAAGCCGAACACGCTGGGCAACGTCCGGATGCTGCTGCGGCTGTAG
- the rimO gene encoding 30S ribosomal protein S12 methylthiotransferase RimO, with amino-acid sequence MSAPRRAALLTLGCARNEVDSEEIAGRLTDSGWELVDADDGADVILVNTCGFVEQAKKDSIDTLLAASDAADGAKVVAVGCLAERYGKELADQLPEADAVLGFDAYPDLADRLGDLLGGHAPEPHVPVDRRTLLPISPVERPAAATQVEVPGHAWIPRARLTTGPVANLKLASGCDRRCTFCAIPSFRGSFVSRPPDDVVAEAAWLGMEGVRELYLVSENSTSYGKDLPGGTRALVRLLPRLTQVPGIDRVRVSYLQPAEMRPDLIEVIASTPGVAPYFDLSFQHAAPTLLRRMRRFGSRADFLDLIARIRAIAPEAGIRSNFIVGFPGETDAEFAELEAFLSEARLDAIGIFGYSDEDGTEAVSLDGKVPAEVIAERVSRISSLADELIDQRAEDRVGTEVEVLVEVAEDEDFECTGRAAHQAPDVDGECVFERGSGLAVGDLVRAVVVGTEGADLVVSARSHVPRSTLGSRG; translated from the coding sequence GTGTCCGCCCCGCGTCGTGCCGCCCTGCTCACCCTGGGCTGTGCCCGCAACGAGGTCGACTCGGAGGAGATCGCCGGCCGGCTGACCGACAGCGGGTGGGAACTCGTCGACGCCGACGACGGCGCCGACGTGATCCTGGTCAACACCTGCGGGTTCGTCGAGCAGGCGAAGAAGGACTCCATCGACACGCTGCTGGCCGCCTCCGACGCCGCCGACGGCGCCAAGGTCGTGGCCGTCGGGTGCCTGGCCGAGCGCTACGGCAAGGAGCTGGCCGACCAGCTCCCCGAGGCCGACGCCGTGCTCGGCTTCGACGCCTACCCCGACCTGGCCGACCGCCTCGGCGACCTCCTCGGCGGGCACGCCCCCGAGCCGCACGTGCCGGTCGACCGGCGCACCCTGCTGCCGATCTCGCCGGTGGAGCGGCCCGCGGCCGCCACGCAGGTCGAGGTGCCCGGCCACGCCTGGATCCCGCGGGCCCGGCTGACCACCGGCCCGGTCGCGAACCTCAAGCTGGCCTCGGGCTGCGACCGCCGCTGCACGTTCTGCGCGATCCCGTCGTTCCGCGGCTCGTTCGTGTCCCGGCCGCCGGACGACGTCGTCGCCGAGGCGGCGTGGCTGGGGATGGAGGGCGTGCGCGAGCTGTACCTCGTCAGCGAGAACTCGACCTCCTACGGCAAGGACCTGCCCGGCGGCACGCGCGCGCTGGTCCGGCTGCTGCCGCGGCTGACGCAGGTCCCCGGGATCGACCGGGTCCGCGTCAGCTACCTGCAGCCCGCGGAGATGCGGCCCGACCTCATCGAGGTGATCGCCTCGACGCCGGGAGTGGCGCCGTACTTCGACCTGTCCTTCCAGCACGCCGCGCCCACGCTGCTGCGCCGCATGCGCCGCTTCGGCTCGCGCGCCGACTTCCTCGACCTGATCGCCCGGATCCGCGCGATCGCGCCGGAGGCGGGGATCCGCAGCAACTTCATCGTCGGCTTCCCCGGGGAGACCGACGCGGAGTTCGCCGAGCTGGAGGCGTTCCTGTCGGAGGCCCGGCTCGACGCGATCGGCATCTTCGGCTACTCCGACGAGGACGGCACCGAGGCGGTCTCGCTCGACGGCAAGGTCCCCGCCGAGGTGATCGCCGAGCGCGTCTCGCGGATCTCCTCGCTGGCCGACGAGCTGATCGACCAGCGCGCCGAGGACCGGGTCGGCACCGAGGTCGAGGTGCTCGTCGAGGTCGCCGAGGACGAGGACTTCGAGTGCACCGGCCGCGCCGCGCACCAGGCGCCCGACGTCGACGGGGAGTGCGTGTTCGAGCGGGGCTCGGGGCTCGCGGTGGGCGACCTGGTGCGGGCGGTCGTCGTCGGCACCGAGGGGGCCGACCTGGTCGTGTCGGCGCGCTCGCACGTCCCCCGCAGCACCCTGGGGAGCCGGGGGTGA
- the pgsA gene encoding CDP-diacylglycerol--glycerol-3-phosphate 3-phosphatidyltransferase encodes MSSRPTGPPPVLNIANVLTGIRLLLVPVFLAALLTADGLSVTWRLTAFGVFAVASITDSLDGDIARRRGLVTTFGTIADPIADKALTGSALIGLSVLGIVPWWVTVVIMGRELGVTLLRLLVLRHGVIPASRGGKAKTALQTLAIGLYLLPLTELLGASTTVDVVRWAVLAGAVVLTVVTGLDYVLRAARLRSASTT; translated from the coding sequence GTGAGCTCCCGGCCGACGGGTCCGCCGCCGGTGCTCAACATCGCCAACGTCCTCACCGGCATCCGGCTCCTGCTCGTCCCGGTCTTCCTGGCCGCCCTGCTCACCGCCGACGGCCTGAGCGTCACCTGGCGGCTCACCGCGTTCGGCGTGTTCGCGGTCGCCTCCATCACCGACAGCCTCGACGGCGACATCGCCCGGCGCCGCGGCCTGGTCACCACGTTCGGCACGATCGCCGACCCGATCGCCGACAAGGCGCTCACCGGCTCGGCCCTGATCGGGCTGTCGGTGCTCGGGATCGTCCCCTGGTGGGTCACCGTCGTCATCATGGGCCGGGAGCTGGGCGTCACGCTGCTGCGGCTGCTGGTGCTGCGGCACGGCGTCATCCCGGCCAGCCGCGGCGGCAAGGCCAAGACCGCCCTGCAGACGCTCGCGATCGGGCTCTACCTGCTGCCGCTGACCGAGCTGCTCGGGGCGTCCACGACGGTCGACGTCGTGCGCTGGGCGGTGCTCGCGGGCGCCGTCGTGCTCACCGTCGTCACCGGCCTGGACTACGTCCTGCGCGCCGCGCGGCTGCGGTCGGCGTCCACCACCTGA
- a CDS encoding helix-turn-helix domain-containing protein produces the protein MREAIGGSLRRARTDRRRTLREVSRRARVSLGYLSEVERGRKEPSSELLAAICEALDLSLSDLLGDAAEVLAAAAFEVVGRTSRPVGLRHTDLRIAGVDEPTAPAGMPLAPVAPVAAPITRPQPVARAAA, from the coding sequence ATGCGAGAGGCGATCGGTGGCAGCCTCCGCCGGGCCCGGACGGACCGGCGGCGCACGCTGCGCGAGGTCTCCCGGCGCGCGCGGGTCAGCCTGGGGTACCTGTCCGAGGTCGAGCGCGGGCGCAAGGAACCCTCCAGCGAGCTCCTCGCCGCGATCTGCGAGGCACTCGACCTCTCGCTGTCCGACCTCCTGGGCGACGCCGCCGAGGTGCTCGCCGCCGCCGCGTTCGAGGTCGTCGGCCGCACGTCCCGGCCTGTCGGGCTGCGCCACACCGACCTGCGCATCGCCGGGGTCGACGAGCCGACCGCCCCCGCCGGGATGCCGCTGGCCCCCGTCGCGCCCGTCGCCGCGCCGATCACGCGCCCGCAGCCCGTCGCGCGCGCCGCCGCCTGA
- a CDS encoding PspA/IM30 family protein, whose protein sequence is MANPFVKSWKYLMALFSSKVDEYADPKVQIQQAIEDAQRQHQALSQQAAAVIGNQRQLEMKLNRQLGDIEKLQASARQALVLADQARASGDEVKAGQYEQSAQAFATQLVTAEQSVEDMKTLHDQSIQAAGQAKQAVERNAMMLQQKIAERTKLLSQLEQAKMQEQAAASLRQMSELAAPGNTPSLEEVREKIERRYANALGAGELAQNSVQGRMMEVQASTADMAGASRLEQIRASLHGTPVAGEVTAAPTPAATPQLDKQQQPGTA, encoded by the coding sequence ATGGCCAACCCGTTCGTGAAGTCCTGGAAGTACCTCATGGCGCTGTTCTCGTCGAAGGTCGACGAGTACGCCGACCCGAAGGTCCAGATCCAGCAGGCCATCGAGGACGCCCAGCGCCAGCACCAGGCCCTGTCGCAGCAGGCGGCGGCCGTCATCGGCAACCAGCGCCAGCTGGAGATGAAGCTCAACCGCCAGCTCGGCGACATCGAGAAGCTGCAGGCCTCGGCCCGCCAGGCGCTCGTGCTCGCCGACCAGGCACGGGCCTCCGGTGACGAGGTCAAGGCCGGGCAGTACGAGCAGTCGGCGCAGGCGTTCGCCACGCAGCTCGTCACCGCGGAGCAGTCCGTGGAGGACATGAAGACGCTGCACGACCAGTCGATCCAGGCCGCGGGCCAGGCGAAGCAGGCCGTCGAGCGCAACGCGATGATGCTGCAGCAGAAGATCGCCGAGCGCACGAAGCTGCTCAGCCAGCTCGAGCAGGCGAAGATGCAGGAGCAGGCCGCGGCCTCGCTGCGGCAGATGAGCGAGCTCGCCGCCCCGGGCAACACCCCCTCGCTGGAGGAGGTCCGGGAGAAGATCGAGCGCCGCTACGCCAACGCGCTGGGTGCGGGCGAGCTGGCCCAGAACTCGGTGCAGGGCCGGATGATGGAGGTCCAGGCGTCCACGGCCGACATGGCCGGGGCGAGCCGACTGGAGCAGATCCGGGCGTCGCTGCACGGCACGCCGGTGGCCGGTGAGGTCACCGCGGCCCCGACCCCCGCCGCCACCCCCCAGCTCGACAAGCAGCAGCAGCCCGGCACCGCCTGA
- a CDS encoding DNA-formamidopyrimidine glycosylase family protein: protein MPEGDTVYLAGKRLRAALTGGTLLRGELRHPRLVEHDLAGRTVTGVASVGKHLFTRFDDGRSLHSHFRMDGSWHLYRPGMSWQRPAHEARAVLATAERVAVGFALHDMELLPTADESRLVGHLGPDLLDPEWSDAHAAEALRRFTARGASEVGSVLLEQRVMAGVGNLYKTEVCFLRGISPWTLTRDVDDPAAVIALSRELLLRNADRPEQSTTGELGRAQHWVFERGGQRCRRCGTRILVAEQGESVYARIAYWCPTCQPGPSPTPTRRPPRRR from the coding sequence ATGCCCGAGGGCGACACCGTCTACCTCGCCGGGAAGCGCCTGCGGGCCGCGCTCACCGGCGGCACGCTGCTGCGCGGGGAGCTGCGGCACCCGCGGCTGGTGGAGCACGACCTGGCCGGGCGCACCGTCACCGGCGTCGCGTCGGTGGGCAAGCACCTGTTCACGCGCTTCGACGACGGGCGCAGCCTGCACAGCCACTTCCGGATGGACGGCTCGTGGCACCTCTACCGCCCCGGCATGTCCTGGCAGCGGCCGGCGCACGAGGCCCGCGCGGTGCTGGCCACCGCGGAGCGCGTGGCCGTCGGGTTCGCCCTGCACGACATGGAGCTGCTCCCGACCGCGGACGAGTCGCGGCTGGTCGGGCACCTGGGGCCCGACCTGCTCGACCCCGAGTGGTCCGACGCCCACGCCGCCGAGGCCCTGCGCCGGTTCACCGCCCGGGGCGCGTCGGAGGTCGGCTCGGTGCTGCTGGAGCAGCGCGTCATGGCCGGGGTGGGGAACCTCTACAAGACCGAGGTCTGCTTCCTGCGCGGGATCTCCCCGTGGACGCTCACCCGCGACGTCGACGATCCGGCCGCGGTCATCGCGCTGTCGCGCGAGCTGCTGCTGCGCAACGCCGACCGCCCCGAGCAGTCCACGACCGGGGAGCTGGGCCGCGCGCAGCACTGGGTGTTCGAGCGCGGCGGGCAGCGGTGTAGGCGCTGCGGCACCCGGATCCTGGTGGCCGAGCAGGGCGAGAGCGTCTACGCCCGCATCGCCTACTGGTGCCCGACCTGCCAGCCCGGCCCGTCCCCGACGCCCACCCGCCGCCCGCCCCGCCGCCGCTGA
- a CDS encoding ABC transporter ATP-binding protein: MAVIEVQGLHKRYRDHVAVHDVSFSVEEGEIFGVLGPNGAGKTTAVECVAGLRVPDGGSVSVLGLDPQRDRAALHEVIGVQLQAGELPDRLRVREAVELFASFYPAPADPDDLIDRWGLADERRTAYAHLSGGQKQRLSIVLALVGNPRVAILDELTTGLDPQARRDTWAAIEQIRDAGVTVVLVTHFMEEARQLCDRLAVIDAGRVVALDTPAGLVAALPGGQRVRFRPSAPVDDALLLDLPEVHGLTRRGDRVEVTGGGDLLAAVTSTLAAHRIVAGDLRLDQPGLDDAFVALTGASREEPA; encoded by the coding sequence ATGGCCGTCATCGAGGTGCAGGGGCTGCACAAGCGCTACCGCGACCACGTCGCCGTGCACGACGTGTCCTTCTCCGTCGAGGAGGGGGAGATCTTCGGGGTGCTCGGGCCCAACGGGGCGGGGAAGACGACCGCGGTCGAGTGCGTCGCCGGGCTGCGCGTCCCGGACGGGGGGTCCGTGTCGGTGCTGGGGCTCGATCCGCAGCGCGACCGCGCCGCGCTGCACGAGGTCATCGGAGTCCAGCTCCAGGCCGGGGAGCTGCCCGACCGGCTGCGGGTGCGGGAGGCCGTGGAGCTGTTCGCGTCGTTCTACCCGGCGCCGGCCGACCCGGACGACCTCATCGACCGCTGGGGCCTGGCCGACGAGCGGCGCACCGCCTACGCGCACCTGTCCGGCGGCCAGAAGCAGCGGCTCTCGATCGTGCTCGCACTGGTCGGGAACCCGCGCGTCGCGATCCTCGACGAGCTGACGACCGGGCTCGACCCGCAGGCCCGCCGCGACACCTGGGCGGCGATCGAGCAGATCCGCGACGCCGGCGTGACGGTCGTGCTCGTCACCCACTTCATGGAGGAGGCCCGGCAGCTCTGCGACCGCCTCGCCGTGATCGACGCCGGCCGCGTGGTGGCGCTCGACACCCCGGCCGGGCTCGTGGCCGCCCTGCCCGGCGGGCAGCGGGTGCGGTTCCGCCCCTCCGCCCCCGTCGACGACGCGCTGCTCCTCGACCTGCCCGAGGTCCACGGCCTCACCCGCCGCGGCGACCGCGTCGAGGTGACGGGCGGCGGCGACCTCCTCGCCGCGGTGACCTCCACGCTGGCCGCCCACCGGATCGTCGCGGGCGACCTGCGTCTCGACCAGCCCGGCCTGGACGACGCGTTCGTCGCCCTGACCGGTGCGTCCCGGGAGGAACCGGCATGA
- a CDS encoding ABC transporter permease, with protein sequence MTTLVRTELRLFARDPMNALFGILLPSVLLLGLGAVPALREPADVFGGLRFTEYFAPSLLAVSIAVLGVQGFPVALATYREKGILRRLAVTPVRPVTVLVAQLLINTAAALLGALLIVAVAVAVLDVPAPRHPVAFAVALLVGTAAVFSLGLVVAAFAPRARTATTIGTVLFMLTQFFAGVYLPKFLLPDAVVAIGEFVPPGTATLAAAWTGDGPDPLRTAVLALIAVVATATAARFFRWE encoded by the coding sequence ATGACCACCCTCGTCCGCACCGAGCTGCGGCTCTTCGCCCGCGACCCCATGAACGCCCTGTTCGGGATCCTGCTGCCGTCGGTGCTCCTGCTCGGGCTCGGCGCGGTCCCGGCGCTGCGGGAGCCGGCCGACGTCTTCGGCGGGCTGCGGTTCACCGAGTACTTCGCGCCGTCGCTGCTGGCCGTGAGCATCGCCGTGCTGGGCGTGCAGGGCTTCCCGGTCGCGCTCGCGACGTACCGGGAGAAGGGGATCCTGCGCCGCCTCGCCGTCACCCCGGTGCGCCCGGTGACGGTGCTCGTGGCCCAGCTGCTGATCAACACGGCCGCCGCGCTGCTGGGCGCGCTGCTGATCGTGGCGGTCGCCGTCGCGGTGCTCGACGTGCCCGCCCCGCGCCATCCGGTCGCGTTCGCGGTGGCGCTGCTGGTCGGCACCGCGGCCGTGTTCTCCCTCGGCCTCGTCGTGGCCGCGTTCGCCCCGCGGGCCCGGACCGCCACCACGATCGGCACCGTGCTGTTCATGCTCACCCAGTTCTTCGCCGGGGTGTACCTGCCGAAGTTCCTGCTGCCCGACGCCGTCGTGGCGATCGGGGAGTTCGTGCCGCCGGGGACCGCGACCCTGGCCGCGGCGTGGACGGGCGACGGCCCCGACCCGCTCCGGACGGCCGTGCTCGCGCTGATCGCGGTGGTGGCCACCGCCACGGCCGCTAGGTTCTTCCGGTGGGAGTGA
- a CDS encoding sensor histidine kinase: MGVTPEPEVDLGSRVEWAIDRYGPLAGLGIGTAITLATPGMTGGGAGLLVPVVVLVLVTAAWTHVLAFRPTGPVDERGRRPVRASDPRVGPVYVVVLLGLTAALVQLSPWFAFLALAGYAHSFEYLPGRWRYVGITAMAVLHAYSTIGGRFTDLGDPFVVLAWVLITALIATVAITFTVMGARTAELSLRRARTIEELNETNRRLAETLDENAELHARLLARAREAGISDERARMAREIHDTIAQGLTGVVTQLEAAGGARGETHDRHLATAAALARESLTEARRSVAALAPGRLADAQLPDAVADTAKAWAETAGVDVRVEVTGEPRPLLPEIEVALFRVAQEALANVGRHAGATRAGLTLSYMDDVVVLDVVDDGCGFDPATVTGPAGGSGFGMGAMEQRVRRVSGTLEIESAPGEGTAVSASVPAIPVQEEDA; encoded by the coding sequence GTGGGAGTGACACCGGAGCCGGAGGTCGACCTCGGTTCCCGCGTCGAGTGGGCGATCGACCGGTACGGACCGCTCGCCGGCCTGGGGATCGGCACCGCGATCACGCTGGCGACACCGGGGATGACCGGGGGCGGCGCCGGGCTGCTGGTCCCGGTCGTGGTCCTCGTGCTGGTGACCGCGGCCTGGACGCACGTGCTGGCCTTCCGCCCGACCGGCCCCGTCGACGAGCGCGGGCGGCGGCCCGTGCGGGCGTCGGACCCCCGCGTCGGCCCCGTCTACGTCGTGGTGCTCCTCGGGCTGACGGCCGCGCTGGTGCAGCTGTCGCCCTGGTTCGCGTTCCTCGCGCTGGCGGGGTACGCCCACTCCTTCGAGTACCTGCCCGGCCGCTGGCGCTACGTCGGGATCACCGCGATGGCGGTGCTGCACGCGTACTCGACGATCGGCGGCCGCTTCACCGACCTCGGTGACCCGTTCGTCGTCCTCGCCTGGGTGCTGATCACGGCGCTGATCGCGACGGTCGCGATCACCTTCACCGTGATGGGGGCGCGGACCGCCGAGCTGTCGCTGCGCCGGGCCCGCACCATCGAGGAGCTCAACGAGACCAACCGCCGCCTCGCGGAGACCCTCGACGAGAACGCGGAGCTGCACGCCCGCCTGCTCGCCCGGGCCCGCGAGGCCGGGATCTCCGACGAGCGGGCGCGGATGGCCCGGGAGATCCACGACACGATCGCCCAGGGCCTGACCGGTGTCGTCACGCAGCTGGAGGCGGCGGGCGGGGCCCGCGGCGAGACCCACGACCGGCACCTCGCGACCGCCGCCGCGCTGGCCAGGGAGAGCCTGACCGAGGCCCGCCGCTCGGTCGCCGCCCTCGCCCCCGGCCGCCTCGCCGACGCGCAGCTGCCCGACGCCGTCGCCGACACGGCGAAGGCGTGGGCGGAGACCGCGGGCGTCGACGTGCGGGTGGAGGTCACCGGGGAGCCGCGCCCGCTGCTGCCGGAGATCGAGGTCGCGCTGTTCCGCGTCGCGCAGGAGGCGCTGGCGAACGTGGGGCGGCACGCCGGGGCGACGCGGGCGGGCCTGACGCTGTCCTACATGGACGACGTGGTGGTGCTCGACGTCGTCGACGACGGCTGCGGCTTCGATCCCGCGACCGTCACCGGACCCGCCGGCGGGTCGGGGTTCGGGATGGGTGCGATGGAGCAGCGGGTGCGGCGGGTCTCGGGCACGCTGGAGATCGAGAGCGCACCGGGGGAGGGCACCGCGGTGAGCGCGAGCGTGCCGGCGATCCCGGTGCAGGAGGAGGACGCGTGA
- a CDS encoding response regulator, which yields MIRVLIVDDHPVVRDGLRGVIDGEADMTVVGEAGHGAEALARVESGTGVDVVLMDLRMPVMGGVEAIRELRRAAPDTRVLVLTTFDSDRDVLPAVEAGATGYLLKDTPRDELLRAVRAAHRGEAVISPAVAGRLMGQVRAPVPDALSARELQVLGFVAAGSTNRETARALFISEATVKTHLLHVYAKLEVRDRASAVAAAYRRGLLPTDPR from the coding sequence GTGATCCGGGTGCTGATCGTCGACGACCACCCCGTCGTCCGCGACGGGCTGCGCGGCGTGATCGACGGCGAGGCCGACATGACCGTGGTCGGGGAGGCCGGGCACGGGGCGGAGGCGCTGGCGCGGGTGGAGTCGGGCACGGGCGTCGACGTCGTGCTCATGGACCTGCGGATGCCGGTCATGGGCGGCGTCGAGGCGATCCGGGAGCTGCGCCGCGCGGCCCCCGACACCCGCGTCCTCGTGCTCACCACGTTCGACTCCGACCGCGACGTCCTGCCCGCCGTCGAGGCCGGGGCCACCGGCTACCTGCTCAAGGACACCCCGCGCGACGAGCTGCTGCGCGCCGTCCGCGCCGCCCACCGGGGCGAGGCGGTGATCTCGCCCGCGGTCGCCGGGCGGCTGATGGGGCAGGTCCGCGCCCCGGTCCCCGACGCCCTGAGCGCGCGCGAGCTGCAGGTGCTGGGGTTCGTCGCGGCCGGGTCGACGAACCGCGAGACGGCGCGGGCGCTGTTCATCAGCGAGGCGACGGTGAAGACCCACCTGCTGCACGTCTACGCGAAGCTCGAGGTGCGCGACCGCGCGTCCGCGGTGGCCGCGGCCTACCGGCGCGGGCTGCTGCCGACCGACCCGCGCTGA
- a CDS encoding GNAT family N-acetyltransferase: MRPTVPAGPVTGRKPVAAAPPDRERERVLTVFDARSLLVPERPGPLVHAHAAATGVGRIRVDRWPGLRAVHVELPGGNHALAGDPDALTPDDLRGVTGLVDAAPEWTPLLGGSAAWRRLFAELPPDVPVPRSDARLLGPADAGALAALHPDGAWIHETWGGAARLAAAGVARAVVRDGRVVSVAVPFFVGARYEDVGVVTDPAHRGEGLSTACAAALVHDVRARGRVPSWTTSPANRASRAVAARLGFVAAGEGVLWAVGVPVPD; this comes from the coding sequence ATGCGGCCCACCGTACCGGCCGGGCCGGTGACCGGCCGGAAACCGGTGGCCGCCGCGCCCCCGGACCGGGAGCGTGAGCGCGTGCTCACCGTGTTCGACGCCCGCAGCCTCCTCGTGCCCGAGCGTCCCGGGCCGCTGGTCCACGCGCACGCCGCGGCGACCGGCGTCGGCCGGATCCGGGTGGACCGGTGGCCGGGCCTGCGGGCGGTGCACGTCGAGCTGCCCGGCGGCAACCACGCGCTCGCCGGTGATCCCGACGCCCTCACCCCCGACGACCTGCGCGGCGTCACCGGCCTCGTCGACGCCGCGCCGGAGTGGACGCCGCTGCTCGGCGGATCCGCCGCGTGGCGCCGCTTGTTCGCCGAGCTGCCGCCCGACGTGCCCGTCCCCCGCTCCGACGCCCGGCTGCTCGGCCCGGCCGACGCCGGGGCGCTCGCCGCGCTCCACCCGGACGGCGCGTGGATCCACGAGACCTGGGGCGGGGCGGCCCGGCTCGCCGCGGCGGGCGTCGCACGGGCGGTGGTGCGCGACGGGCGGGTGGTGTCGGTCGCCGTCCCGTTCTTCGTCGGGGCGCGCTACGAGGACGTCGGCGTCGTCACCGACCCGGCGCACCGCGGCGAAGGCCTGTCCACGGCGTGCGCCGCCGCGCTCGTGCACGACGTCCGGGCCCGCGGGCGCGTCCCGAGCTGGACGACGTCGCCGGCGAACCGGGCGAGCCGCGCCGTCGCCGCCCGGCTCGGGTTCGTCGCCGCGGGCGAGGGCGTGCTGTGGGCCGTCGGGGTGCCGGTGCCGGACTGA
- a CDS encoding DUF6412 domain-containing protein, whose protein sequence is MRGPWARVSGFVLLVSALFGAVLVDAGLLDAGPAETGSLLIGAVGALLLVWGVAQTGPSADVPGPATAARDRRRATARRAAPRQHDPDAAGHTRSRAPSETSPAV, encoded by the coding sequence ATGCGGGGTCCCTGGGCACGGGTGAGCGGGTTCGTCCTGCTCGTCTCCGCGCTGTTCGGGGCCGTGCTCGTCGACGCAGGCCTGCTCGACGCGGGCCCCGCCGAGACCGGTTCGCTGCTGATCGGGGCCGTCGGCGCGCTGCTGCTCGTCTGGGGCGTCGCCCAGACCGGACCCTCCGCCGACGTCCCCGGGCCCGCCACCGCCGCCCGCGACCGCCGCCGCGCGACCGCCCGCCGCGCCGCGCCCCGCCAGCACGACCCGGACGCCGCCGGGCACACCCGCTCCCGAGCCCCGTCGGAGACGTCACCGGCGGTGTAG